The following coding sequences are from one Candidatus Nitrohelix vancouverensis window:
- the flgK gene encoding flagellar hook-associated protein FlgK, which produces MTTNIFSVLNTGRVSLLAQQLALEVTGQNVANAQTEGYSRQQVTFEANSPRQTAQGPLGTGVTVSGIERFHDSFLFKQILSEGDRTGNYQVRKDVFDQLEILFNENSGGSLNAELSSLFTSMQDLATNPSGLPERSNVIARGQELSHMFNSIGDQLFSIQRNLDLVMEDEITQINTLSTEISNLNRAIHQSEPGNAKANDLRDSRDRLIQQLSEKIDIQQVDEVEGLVSITLSGGIPLVLRDITFPISTQLNGNNNAFRDVVISNGAGSTTNITSGIQGGRLKGIIDMRDVEVAGIKDELDRMAASLVREINKLHQQGFGLDGSTGNNFFTPLTPSVKTNVNNTGAATVSAVNASPSTTSIDKYEITFTGSNSFTLQNLTTNASSGTFTFTAGSAFNLAGGLAVTISGSAAVGDKFKLSLSDNASRNMSVSTDVSTNSQKVAAGSSSNGNGANAQALANLQESLLFNGTSLDQTGSGMFTFDEFFNAIVSDIGIKSFSAQTTMSQQEGVTLQLNARRESISGVSIDEEMINLVRFQQSFNASARLITTVQEMMDILVNRI; this is translated from the coding sequence ATGACGACTAATATCTTCAGCGTATTGAATACCGGGCGGGTCAGCCTGCTCGCGCAACAACTGGCTCTCGAAGTAACCGGCCAGAACGTTGCGAACGCGCAGACGGAAGGCTACTCGCGCCAGCAGGTGACCTTCGAGGCCAACTCACCGCGTCAGACGGCGCAAGGGCCTCTGGGAACCGGCGTGACCGTCAGCGGCATCGAACGCTTCCATGACAGTTTTCTGTTCAAACAAATATTATCTGAAGGCGACCGCACGGGAAACTATCAGGTGCGCAAGGACGTATTCGACCAGCTGGAAATTTTGTTCAACGAAAATTCCGGCGGAAGCCTCAATGCAGAATTGAGTTCCCTGTTCACCAGCATGCAGGATCTGGCGACCAATCCGAGTGGATTGCCGGAGCGCTCCAACGTCATCGCACGCGGGCAGGAATTGTCGCATATGTTCAACAGCATTGGCGATCAGTTGTTCTCGATTCAGCGCAATCTGGATTTGGTGATGGAAGATGAGATCACCCAGATCAATACGCTGTCGACGGAAATTTCCAATCTGAATCGCGCCATCCATCAAAGCGAACCGGGCAATGCGAAAGCCAATGACCTGAGGGATTCGCGCGATCGTTTGATTCAGCAACTTTCGGAGAAGATAGACATTCAGCAGGTGGATGAGGTGGAAGGTTTGGTCAGCATCACCCTGAGCGGCGGTATCCCTCTGGTTCTGCGCGATATCACCTTCCCGATCAGCACGCAGTTGAACGGTAACAACAACGCGTTTCGCGACGTTGTGATCAGCAATGGCGCCGGATCAACGACCAACATCACCAGCGGTATCCAGGGCGGTCGGCTGAAAGGCATCATCGACATGCGCGATGTTGAGGTGGCGGGCATCAAGGATGAGCTGGACCGCATGGCGGCCTCTCTGGTGCGCGAGATCAATAAACTGCATCAACAGGGCTTCGGTCTGGACGGTTCCACGGGCAATAATTTTTTCACCCCGCTCACGCCTTCGGTGAAGACCAATGTGAACAACACGGGTGCGGCGACGGTCTCGGCGGTCAACGCCAGTCCTTCCACCACTTCGATTGACAAATATGAAATCACCTTCACCGGCTCCAACAGTTTCACCCTGCAAAATTTAACGACCAACGCGAGTTCGGGAACCTTCACTTTCACCGCGGGAAGCGCGTTCAATCTGGCGGGCGGGCTGGCGGTGACGATATCCGGTTCCGCCGCAGTCGGCGACAAATTCAAATTATCGCTTTCTGACAACGCGTCGCGCAATATGTCGGTTTCGACCGACGTTTCGACCAATTCCCAAAAAGTGGCGGCGGGTTCGTCTTCTAACGGCAATGGCGCCAACGCGCAGGCATTGGCAAATTTGCAGGAGAGTCTGCTGTTCAATGGAACCAGTCTGGATCAGACCGGTTCGGGGATGTTCACCTTCGATGAATTTTTCAACGCCATTGTCAGCGATATCGGAATCAAATCATTTTCCGCGCAGACAACGATGAGCCAGCAGGAAGGGGTGACCTTGCAATTGAACGCGCGACGCGAAAGCATCTCAGGCGTT